The DNA window CTAGGGAACCTCTGCACAGGGAGGCTGCGGCTGCGAAGCGCGATGCATCCGCCTGCGCTGCGTCGCGCGACCCTCTGCAGATCTACGGATCTGCGATCGGATCACCCTTCTTGCTCAGGCGGCGACTCCCGCTTCTCGCTCGAATCCTCCCTGTGCAGAGATTCCCTAGCTGAAACGAATCTCCAAGTCCGAGCACACGAGTCTGCGCAGCTTCTCGCGGATGAACGCTCGGATTTCCTCGTTGGCGCTGCCCAGAAGGTGCAGATCGACCGTCAGCCCGTCGACCGAGATCAGGTCGACGTCGATGCCGAAGGCGAGCTTCGGCACCACACCGCTGTAGAGTGCAGCCTCGACCCGAGCCAGAGTCTCTGACTGGCACCACTGCAGGCTCAAGCGGCGCTCGGCTTCCGGGATCTCTTTGCCGGAAAACTCGGAGAGGATCTCGCGGATCTCGGGCTCACATCTCCCGCAGCCGGTCCCGGCGCGGGTCTCCGCCTGGATCTGGACGAAATCGAAGGAAGCCTGCGTCTCGACCGCGCTCGCGATGCGCAGGCTCGATACCCCTACGCAGCGACACACGAGGCGCGGGGGGCCACCGGGGGCACTGGGGTCAGAGGGCGAAAAGGGGGGCATTCATTCGACTTATCGGTCGATGCGCGCCGTAACGAGAGTCGCAAAGGAAAAATCAGTCGAGAAGTGAGAGTTGCCGCAGGCTGGCCTCGATCGTTTCGTTGACCGGCGTCTGAGCATCCAGGACCGTGGATGAGGAGGTCTCCTCACTCGGATCGCGTTTCTCGACTCCCCGGGCGTTTTCGCAGATCTGATTGTAGTCGCACCAGCGACACAGCTGGCTCGGCTGGGTCTTGAACTCGCTCTCCGCTTCGATCGAGTCGATCAACGCGACCGTATCCTGCTTCAGCGAAACGAGTTGTTCTGGAGTGCGCGACGAGCGGATCGTCTTGTTGAAGAACAGGTAATGCCAGACCAGTTCGACCTCCTGTACGTCGTCGTAGGTCTGCTCGAGCCCGATCTGGTACATCGCCAGCTGTCGGTCCGCGTCGAAGCGCGCCTGCTTGGGCAGGTAACCGCCGCTCTTGTAGTCGTGAATCTCGTAGTGTCCGGGGGCGCGTCGCACGATGCGGTCGACGATTCCCTGTGCCTGGTATCTACCGGTCTCGTCCAGGCTCAGCAGTAGCCTCTCCTCGATCGAGACGGTCTCTCCCTCCTCGAACGGATAGTTCGAACGGTAGTAGTTCTCCAGACAGCGCTCGCCGCGCTTCAGGTAGAACTCCGGTGGGTTCTCGCTGCGCACGATCTGGATCTGGTCGTGCCAGGCCAGCGCCCAGTCCTTGCGAAACCGATCCAGAACCTGCGCCAGACTCGGCGGACGGTTGTTGCGGGCAATGTGGTGGTACAGGCGCTCGAGAATCTCGTGCGCGCGCTTGCCCATGAACGCTTCCACGCCCTCGGTGTCGACCTTGATCTTGTCGACGTACCGATACTTGAACTGGCGTGGGCAGTTCTCGAAGCTCGAAAGTCGCGAGTGGCTGTAGACAGTCAAGAAATCCAGAAACAGCGCTTCGGCACCGCGTCGGTGTGGAGGTCCGAGCGCCTGATGGCAGGGGAGAGGCAGTATAGGGAATCGGGACGGGGTCCGTCGCAGCAGCGATTTGATGGGGTTTCCGGGTTAGGATGGGGTCATGAGCGAAGCTCATCTCGATCGGATCCGCGCGCAGTTCACGCGCACGGCGGATGTCTATTCCCGCATGCGCCAGACCCGCGACGAACGCGGGCTGGACGCCCTGGTCGCGCTTTCCGGAGCCGGTTCGGCGGACCGTGTTCTCGACGTGGCCTGCGGTCCGGGTTTTCTCACCATGGCTTTCGCGAAGAGCTGTGCCCAGGTCACCGGCTTCGATGCGACGGATGCGTTCATCGAACTGGCCCGGGCCGAGGCCCGGGACCGCGGCCTCGACAATCTGCACTTCGAGCACGGTGACGCGCAGCGCCTGCCTTTCGCAGAAGCATCTTTCGACGTGGTTTCCTGTCGCGCGGCGTTCCATCACTTTCCACACCCCGACCGCGTGCTCGCCGAGATGATCCGTGTCCTCGCGCCCGGAGGTCGCGTCCTCGTCGCCGATCTACTGGGCAGCGAAGACGTGCAGCGGGCGGAGGTCCACGATCGGATCGAGCAACTCTGCGATCCCACCCACGTCAGGGCTCTGCCAGCGTCGGAGTTCGCGCGACTCTTTGCCGAGGCCGACCTGACCACTGTCCGCGAACTGCCCTCCACGCTCGACTACGAGCTGGACGAGTGGATCGCCCACGGTGCACCGGAAGAGGCAGGGCGCAAAGAGATCGTTTCGCTGATGGAGTCGTGTCTTGAGAATGACCGGGCCGGACTCAACGTACGTCGCGAGGACGGACAGCTGAGCTTCAGTCACCGAGTTGCCTTGTTCGTGCTCGAACG is part of the bacterium genome and encodes:
- a CDS encoding methyltransferase domain-containing protein; its protein translation is MSEAHLDRIRAQFTRTADVYSRMRQTRDERGLDALVALSGAGSADRVLDVACGPGFLTMAFAKSCAQVTGFDATDAFIELARAEARDRGLDNLHFEHGDAQRLPFAEASFDVVSCRAAFHHFPHPDRVLAEMIRVLAPGGRVLVADLLGSEDVQRAEVHDRIEQLCDPTHVRALPASEFARLFAEADLTTVRELPSTLDYELDEWIAHGAPEEAGRKEIVSLMESCLENDRAGLNVRREDGQLSFSHRVALFVLERA
- a CDS encoding PD-(D/E)XK nuclease family protein, with product MTVYSHSRLSSFENCPRQFKYRYVDKIKVDTEGVEAFMGKRAHEILERLYHHIARNNRPPSLAQVLDRFRKDWALAWHDQIQIVRSENPPEFYLKRGERCLENYYRSNYPFEEGETVSIEERLLLSLDETGRYQAQGIVDRIVRRAPGHYEIHDYKSGGYLPKQARFDADRQLAMYQIGLEQTYDDVQEVELVWHYLFFNKTIRSSRTPEQLVSLKQDTVALIDSIEAESEFKTQPSQLCRWCDYNQICENARGVEKRDPSEETSSSTVLDAQTPVNETIEASLRQLSLLD